In Oscillospiraceae bacterium, the DNA window CCAAATCCCTCGCCTCCTCAGCGTTTCGTCTCGCCGGCAATGCGCCTCCACACCACTATATCTTGTGGTTTCCACAAGATATAGTGTGTCTAAACGCCGCCGCACGGGACACTTTCGGCGTCATATCACCCTTTATATCGGTAGATTGCCCGGCGTTCTTTAGCATATGAGACGAAAGAACAGGCCGCCATGACAGGGTTTTTCCCGTCCCGGCGGCCTGCCTGTTTGTGTTGCAGGCGTCTCCCCGGACTACGCGTGCTCCGCCGCCGCGCGCCCCGCAGCGATTTCTTCTTCAGAGATCGGAAATGCCCGCAGCAGCACATGCTCGAACTGCGAAAGCGCATAGTCGAGCTGTTCCCGCGTATGGGTGGCGGTATAGCTGGTGCGCAGGATCGCCTCGCCCACGGGGACGGCGGGCGACACCACCGGGTTCACATACACGCCGCGCTCCAGCAGCGCGCGCGTGATGCGGAAGGTGCGCTCGTCAAAATAGGTCAGAATCGGGATGATAGGCGCCACAGAGTCGCCGATGGGCAGCCCGAGCTGATCCAGCCCCCGGCGCATGTAGTCCGCGTTCTCATTGAGCCGGGCCACGCGCTCCGGCTCGGCTTTCAGGATCCGCAGCGCCTCGATCACGGCGCCCACATTGGCTGGCGGCATGGAGGCGCTAAAGATAAACGGCCGGGAGTGGTGCTTTAAATACTCGATGATCTTGGTCTCGCCGGCCACGAATCCGCCGAGACTGGCGAAGGACTTGCTAAACGTGCCCATGTACAGGTCGATCTCGTCCATAAGACCGAAGTGCTCGCCGCAGCCCCGCCCCGTTTTGCCCATGACGCCGACGCCGTGGGAATCGTCTACGAGGATGCGCGCGCCGTACTGTCGAGCCAGACGCACGATGTTCGGCAGGTCGGCGAGGTCGCCTTCCATCGAAAAGACACCGTCCACGACGATCAGTTTCCCCCTGTCCTCCGGGCAGCGGGCCAGCAAACTCTCAAGTTCCGCCATGTCGTTGTGACGGTACTTGAGCGTCTTGCCGAAACTCAGCCGCGCACCGTCCACCAGAGAGGCGTGATTCGTCCGGTCCATATAGAGGTTGTCGTGGTATGAGCAGATGCCGGCCAGAATACCGAGATTCGTCTGAAACCCGGTGGAAAAGCTGATGGCCGCCTCCTTGCCGAAAAATTCGGCGAGCTGACGCTCCATCTCGTTGTGGAGGGAGAGCGTCCCGTTGAGGTAGCGAGACCCGGAGCAACCGGACCCAAAGGTATCCAGCGCCGCCTGCGCGGCCGCGACGACCCTGTCGTCACTGGTGAGCCCCAAATAGTTGTTGGAACCGAGCATCACAGTGCGCCGGCCGTACATCATCACTTCGGCGTGCTGGCGCGATGTGATCTCATGGAAATAGGGATACAGCCCGGCGGCCTTTGTCTCCTCGGCGCGGGTGAAATCGAAACACTTTTGGAAAATATCCACTTCATCTTCCTCCTTGTCTGCCGCTGTGGGCACCGTCTGCACGAGGCCCTGTCGATCGCCGCGCGGCGGCGCGCTTCTTAGTACCTTGTTGCCGCGAAGCGGCAACAAAAAACAAGAATTTGGGTTGTGGGTTGCAGGTGCAACCCACGTTAGCCGGAACGACGCCCCACTTGTCTGACATGCATTTGGGCTCGTGTCTGGGTCATTATATCATTATTGCCCCCGCAAGGCAAGCAAACCTGCCAAAGCGCCAGCGCCCAGACGCCGCACGCGTGGCAGTTTATACAACCGAACCGGCCATCTCCAAAATATGCAACGCGTTTTTCTCATAGATCAGCGCCAGTTCCCGGTCGGACAGCCCCATCGCGTCTACGCGCCGTTTCTCT includes these proteins:
- a CDS encoding pyridoxal phosphate-dependent aminotransferase family protein; this encodes MDIFQKCFDFTRAEETKAAGLYPYFHEITSRQHAEVMMYGRRTVMLGSNNYLGLTSDDRVVAAAQAALDTFGSGCSGSRYLNGTLSLHNEMERQLAEFFGKEAAISFSTGFQTNLGILAGICSYHDNLYMDRTNHASLVDGARLSFGKTLKYRHNDMAELESLLARCPEDRGKLIVVDGVFSMEGDLADLPNIVRLARQYGARILVDDSHGVGVMGKTGRGCGEHFGLMDEIDLYMGTFSKSFASLGGFVAGETKIIEYLKHHSRPFIFSASMPPANVGAVIEALRILKAEPERVARLNENADYMRRGLDQLGLPIGDSVAPIIPILTYFDERTFRITRALLERGVYVNPVVSPAVPVGEAILRTSYTATHTREQLDYALSQFEHVLLRAFPISEEEIAAGRAAAEHA